The nucleotide window GACGGCCGTTTTCGTCAGCGGAACCTATGGCCTGGATGCGTTCGATTTCCAATTGGACGACGGGTTTGTGACGCCGGACGGACAGAGTTCGGTCCGCTACGGGAAATCCATGCAATGGCATGTAGGCGTTCTTTTTGGATTCGATCAGTTGTAGGGAAGACAATGGACAGTACAATCGTACTCTGGATGGGGATGGGGATGATTGCCGTCGGGGCAGGCTTCCTGTACGTCCTGTTCAAGGACAACCCCGCACGCAGGCCCCGGGACCTGATGGAATGGACCGGTACGGTGCTGTCGGTCCTGCTCATAGTCGCTGCCGCGGCGCTGATTGCCGTATCCCGGCAGACCGGGTCCAATGCGGCTGAAGGCCAGGCCACGGCTACGCCGTCCACGTTCCAGGACATGATCATCGAGGCACCGGCCGGGAATTTCAGCTTCACGGGGCTGGATTCAGGGGCCACAGCCGACCTGGATGCGTACCGGGGCAAGGTGGTCCTGCTCAATTTCTGGGCCACCTGGTGTGCTCCGTGCCTGGAAGAAATTCCGGCGTTGAACCGACTGCAGAAGAAATACGGGGAGGACGGATTCGTGGTGCTCTCCATTTCGGATGAGGACCCCGGGATCCTGAAAGCCTTCGAAGCCCAACTGCCCCTGGATACGGAATCGGTTTACGTGGATTTCGGCATGGACTTGCCTGTGCCGTTCCGCGGCGCATTCGATATCCGTCCAACGTCGTTTGTCGTGGACCGGGAGGGGACCGTGCGGCGGTACATCCTGGGCAACCGCCCCTACGACTTTTTTGAAACCGCCATCCAACCGTATCTGTGATTCGTCTTCTCTGGGTAATCGCGGTGCTCGGCGTGGGGGCTTCGGCATGGGTCGCCCCGACCGCCAATGCACAGGTCACGCAGGCATCCTTCCGGGCGGATTTCCTGGGGGGGCAGTCGGACCGGTTGGGGATGCGGACGGACCGGACGGAGCGCAGCGTGCCGCTGGCCTTCGTGATGTCGGCCGTCTTGCCGGGAGCCGGTCAGGCTTACAATCGGGACTGGGTCAAAGCGGCTATCGGTCTTTCCGTGGAAGCGGCGGCCATTACGGCGTACTCCATCATGCGGACGCGCGGTCTCCGGATGGAGGACGATTTCCGTGACTTCGCCCACCGGGATTGGTCGCCAGGTCGCTATGGCATGTATCTGAACGACTATACGGATTATCTGAACCTGGAATTCAATGCGGGTATAGATGTGCCGCGTGTACACGTACCCGGCCAGGTGGATTTCACGCGTCCCGACGCGTGGACCTCTGCCGACGAGGCTGCGGTGGCCCAGATGGTTTCCGAAATCCGCACCGTGGAGCGGAACCTGTTCCATGCAGAGACGGGTGCCGCGCTGTCCCATCAACTCCCTACGTTCGCGTCCCAGCAGTACTACGAATTGATCGGCAAGTACTTCCAGTTCGCACCGGGTTGGGACGATTATCCGGAGTGGGGCAACCTGGAGGACGGCTTCACGCAGGCCATTGACCCGGTCATGACGGGGCCCGGCGGGACCAAGCCGAACGTATCGGCCAAGTTCTACGCCTACGCCGACGACCACGGGCAGGCACAGGATCTGCTCCGGTCGGCGAGTCGTATGTCCTTCATCTTCATCCTGAACCATCTGGCGGCCGGCATTGACGCGGCCATCAGTGCGAAGCTCCACAACGACCGGCTGGACACGCGGATGGGCATGACCTATGGCCCGGGCGGACGGATGGAGCCGGTAACCACGGTGGCGTTCCGGTTCTGATCCTGCGTGGAACAGGCGTCCGGGGCCGACTCTCGCATCGGTCTTGATTTGCTGGCGCGGGGGTGCAATCTTGGGGCGACCTCAAAACCAAACCCCGTCGCCTCATGCCCTGGTACAAGAAGCTTCACTGGCAGATCATCATTGGCCTCGTTCTGGGCCTGCTTTTTGGCGTTCTGTCGGCGGTCATGGGGTGGAATGCCTTCACGTCCGACTGGATCGCACCCTTCGGCACCATCTTCCTCAACCTGTTGAAGTTGATTGCGGTGCCGCTCATCCTGGCGTCGCTCATAACAGGAGTGGCCTCGCTGTCGGATCTCAGCAAACTGAGTCGGATAGGCGGGAAAACGATCGGCATCTACATGTTGACCACCGTGATCGCGTTGGTCATCGGTCTCACGATCGTGAACGTCATGCAGCCGGGCAAGACGGTACCGCCTGATATGCGGGAGCGCCTTGAGGCCACCTATGGCGGTGACGCGAGTGCCCGCACGCTGCTGGCGGACCAGGCCAAGGAGCGCGGACCACTGCAGGCGCTGGTTGACATCGTACCGGAGAACATCCTCGGTGCCGCCGGGGACAACCGGAACATGCTCCAGGTGGTGTTTTTCGCGCTGTTTGCAGGGATCGGTCTGCTCATGATCCCGGCGAACAAGGCGAGGCCCATGATCGAGTTCTTCGACAGTCTGAATGATCTCGTCATCAAGCTGGTGGAAATCATCATGATATCGGCGCCAGTGGGGGTTTTCGCCCTCATGGCAGACACCATTGCCAGTATTGCCGGGGATGACCTCTCCGAGATCCTGGAGTTGCTGGGGGCGCTCGGCTACTACATGATCGCGGTCATCCTGGGCCTGTTCCTCCACATGCTCATCACCTACACCGGGATGATCAAGTTCTTGACGCCCCGTACGCTCAAACAATTCTACCGGGCCATGGGGCCTGCCCAGCTGGTTGCCTTTTCCACCTCCTCCAGCGGCGCGACGCTGCCGGTGACCATGGAGCGGTGCGAGAAGGAGCTCGGCGTAAGTGAAGAGATCTCGTCCTTCGTGTTGCCGCTCGGGGCCACCATCAACATGGACGGAACCGGGCTGTATCAGGCGGTCGCCGCCGTGTTCATTGCCCAGACCCTGGGCATGGACCTCAGTCTCGCGGCGCAACTCACCATCGTGTTGACGGCCGTCCTGGCGTCCATCGGCACGGCGGCGGTGCCCAGTGCGGGGATCGTCATGCTGGTCATTATCCTGGAGGCGGTGGGCGTGCCCAGCGCCGGGATTGCCCTCATCCTGGGTGTGGACCGGATCCTGGACATGCTGCGCACGGTGACCAACGTGACGGGTGACGCAGCCGTAGCCACGGTGGTGGCGGCAAGCGAGAACCAACTGGAACCCATCCCAGCCTGATCCTTCTGGGTCCCAATTTGGGATTTTATGAGACCGGAGCCTCGAAAACGTTGCATTGCAACGATTTTCGGGGCTTTCGGCGTTTTTGGCATCATCTTCGAAAGAGCACCATACAGTTCATTGCTGTGTTGATGCCTCTCCGCAGTAACTGTACCTCCTGGTGTCAGTCGGGCGGGATCCTTCGGGGTCCCGCCGACTCTCCCTCACGCCAGGAGCCTGCCGTTACCAAAGAGAAAAAAAAGCCCCGAACAGTTTGCAGAAACTATTCGGGGCGTGTGCGCTTGAGAGGATTCGAACCTCCGACCTTTGGAACCGGAATCCAACGCTCTATCCAACTGAGCTACAAGCGCATCGGGCGGAAATATAGCACATGAACGACAGCGACGGCAATTCGTGCCCGACCAAGTTTGTGCAAAACCGATTCACCCGAGACATGGTATGACCGATACCGCCCTCATCAAGCAATTCAAATCGGATCCGGCTTCCGGCTATGCCGATCTGCTTGATCACTACACCCCTGTGATCCTGAGGATGATCCGGCGTTTCCTCACCGATCCGGATGAGATGATGGAAACGTACACGGCCATCTGTGAACGGCTCCAACACGACGACTACAAAGCGCTGCGCCAATTCCGGATAAACAGCGAGTTGACGCCGTGGCTGAGTGTCGTGGTGGCCAATGCGTGCCGGGACCGTTTCCGGAAGAACCGGGCGACGTCCATGCCCAATTCGGTCGTCTCAAAATTGGACAACACGGAAAAGTACATTTTCAAGTGCTACTACCAGGACCACATTCCCCAATCGGAAATCCCTGAACTGGTGTCCGGAAATATGGGTGTACAGTGTTCGAGCGTCGAGGTCAGCCGGGCGCTGGCCAAGATCGACTCCATGTTGTCCACGAACAAGCGCTGGCATCTGCTGGCGGCCCTCCGCGCCAACCGGCCGACGCTCTCCCTGGAAGACCTGAACGACATCGGCATTGCGCCCCCCTCGCGGGCCGACAGTCCCGACCACGTGGAAGATGAGGAAGAGGAGCGCGTGGATTTGCTGAACAGTGCCATCGGCGAGCTGGATCCGGACGATCAGCTGCTGGTCCTGTTGCGCTTCGAGCACGGCATGCGTGCCGAGCAGATTGCGAAGATCATGCACTTCGACAACCACAAGTACGTTTACACACGCATCCGGACCATCATCAACCGATTGCGGAAGAGCATGACCGTGGACGCCTGAACGCGCGGCCGACTTGCGCGTATGCGCCGCTCGTCCATCCAACCTGTCGCGCCGTGACCGATTCCCATCTGCTGTATGACGGCCGCTTGGAACGCGCCCGTTTCCACCCGCTTCTGGCCGCCCTGCTCGGGTTGGTCCTGGCGTTCGTGCTGTTCCAGGGTATAAGCACCATCACGGCCATATTCATGCTCGTGTTCGTGCGTGGGGTGGGCCTGGATGCCCTCCTGACGGATCTTCCTGCCGTGCTCGAACAATATGCCGGCGACTTGATTGTCGGAAATACCGTGGGGCAAGTATTCGGTCTGCTCCTTCCGGGGATCTGGTTTGCCCGTCTCCACAGCTCGACCTGGCCGGCATTCCTCCGGCTCCGTGGCACGGATGCCCGATTCCTGGTGTTGTCGCTGCTAGGCCTGCTGGCCATCATTCCGGTCGTGCAGGTCCTCGGTTCCTGGAGCGACCTGTTGCCCTGGCCCGACAGCATCCGGGCATTCGAGAAGCAACAGATGGATCTCATTGAACGCATCCTCATGCGTGATTTCCCGCTGGCGTTCTCCATTTCCATGCTCGCATTGACGCCCGCCATCTGCGAGGAAGTCCTTTTCCGTGGATACGTCCAGCGGCAGGCCGAACGCAGTCTTGGCATCTTCTGGGGTATTGCCTTCTCCGGCATCGTTTTCGGATTGTACCACCTCCGGCTTACGCAGGCATTGCCCCTGTCCGTACTCGGCATTTTCCTGGCGTGGATCACGTGGCGTTCCGGAAGTCTGATCCCCGCCATCCTGGTGCATCTTGCCAACAACTCATTTGCGGCCATTCTGGGTAAAATGTCCGCCACGGGACAATTGGAAGCGGATCTGGAAACTTTCGAGATGCCCATGTCTATCTTCTTCGTGTCCCTGGTTGTGCTGGTCGTGGTCATCCTGGCCATGAACCGCATACCTACCCACGGAGAGGAACCCTATGCCGAAAAAAC belongs to Rhodothermales bacterium and includes:
- a CDS encoding TlpA disulfide reductase family protein, producing the protein MDSTIVLWMGMGMIAVGAGFLYVLFKDNPARRPRDLMEWTGTVLSVLLIVAAAALIAVSRQTGSNAAEGQATATPSTFQDMIIEAPAGNFSFTGLDSGATADLDAYRGKVVLLNFWATWCAPCLEEIPALNRLQKKYGEDGFVVLSISDEDPGILKAFEAQLPLDTESVYVDFGMDLPVPFRGAFDIRPTSFVVDREGTVRRYILGNRPYDFFETAIQPYL
- a CDS encoding dicarboxylate/amino acid:cation symporter, giving the protein MPWYKKLHWQIIIGLVLGLLFGVLSAVMGWNAFTSDWIAPFGTIFLNLLKLIAVPLILASLITGVASLSDLSKLSRIGGKTIGIYMLTTVIALVIGLTIVNVMQPGKTVPPDMRERLEATYGGDASARTLLADQAKERGPLQALVDIVPENILGAAGDNRNMLQVVFFALFAGIGLLMIPANKARPMIEFFDSLNDLVIKLVEIIMISAPVGVFALMADTIASIAGDDLSEILELLGALGYYMIAVILGLFLHMLITYTGMIKFLTPRTLKQFYRAMGPAQLVAFSTSSSGATLPVTMERCEKELGVSEEISSFVLPLGATINMDGTGLYQAVAAVFIAQTLGMDLSLAAQLTIVLTAVLASIGTAAVPSAGIVMLVIILEAVGVPSAGIALILGVDRILDMLRTVTNVTGDAAVATVVAASENQLEPIPA
- a CDS encoding sigma-70 family RNA polymerase sigma factor, which gives rise to MTDTALIKQFKSDPASGYADLLDHYTPVILRMIRRFLTDPDEMMETYTAICERLQHDDYKALRQFRINSELTPWLSVVVANACRDRFRKNRATSMPNSVVSKLDNTEKYIFKCYYQDHIPQSEIPELVSGNMGVQCSSVEVSRALAKIDSMLSTNKRWHLLAALRANRPTLSLEDLNDIGIAPPSRADSPDHVEDEEEERVDLLNSAIGELDPDDQLLVLLRFEHGMRAEQIAKIMHFDNHKYVYTRIRTIINRLRKSMTVDA
- a CDS encoding CPBP family intramembrane glutamic endopeptidase; this encodes MTDSHLLYDGRLERARFHPLLAALLGLVLAFVLFQGISTITAIFMLVFVRGVGLDALLTDLPAVLEQYAGDLIVGNTVGQVFGLLLPGIWFARLHSSTWPAFLRLRGTDARFLVLSLLGLLAIIPVVQVLGSWSDLLPWPDSIRAFEKQQMDLIERILMRDFPLAFSISMLALTPAICEEVLFRGYVQRQAERSLGIFWGIAFSGIVFGLYHLRLTQALPLSVLGIFLAWITWRSGSLIPAILVHLANNSFAAILGKMSATGQLEADLETFEMPMSIFFVSLVVLVVVILAMNRIPTHGEEPYAEKTEDR